The stretch of DNA GTCATGACCCAGAATGGATTAAGGGTTTAGCTGATGAAGTTGTTGTTACTCAACAATTGGAAATGATGGGGAAGGTAATTGAGCGCTACCAGTCCTATGATAGTATAAAAATTTTACAAGTTGAAAATGAGCCTTTATTGGATGCTTTTGGTGAATGTCCGCCAGCAGATTTGAATTTATTACGCAAAGAAGTCGCTTATGTGAAGACTCTTGATGATCGTCCAATCTTAATTACTGATAGTGGAGAACTTAGTTTATGGTTAGCAGCAGCTAATACTGCCGATTATTTCGGGACTACAATGTATCGAGTGACTTATAATGATGTTTGGGGATATGCTTTTTATCATTTACCGCCTTTGTTTTATAATTGGAAAGCAGTTTTAGCTGGAGTAGATCCAAGTGAAGTTTATGTTTCAGAATTACAAGCTGAACCTTGGGCTCCAAGTGGGCTTTTGAATACTCCACTTGAAGAACAAAAGATATCTATGGATGCTCATCGTTTAATAAGCCATGTTCAATATGCGAAGCGAACTGGTTTCAAAGGTGCTTATTTGTGGGGAGCTGAATGGTGGTATTGGTTGAAAGTTAAGAAAGGGGATAGTTCTCTGTGGGATACAGCTCAATACATTTTTAAATAAACATGTAGCGTGTAGCCTGTAACATGTAACACTACTTAAGTGATGATACATGATTCAGGTTTCATGATTCAGGAATAAAACATGAAAGTTGTAATGATAATAGCTCAAAAAGATTTTCGAGATGAAGAACTTTTTGATACCAAGGTCGCTCTAGAACAACGGGGAGTGGAGGTTGACGTCGCAACTGCTGAAGATAAAACAGCTTATGGTGTGCTCGGTGGGCAGATTTCTCCGAATTTAACTTTTGGTGAAATTCAACCAGAAAAGTTTGACTCTATTGTTTTGGTTGGGGGAGCTGGAGCTTACGATTTAATAGAAAATAAACAAATTCATATTTTAGTTAAAGAGTTTATTGAACAAAATAAGATAGTGGCAGCCATTTGTATTGCTCCCGCAATTTTGTCTCGAGCTGGTGTACTAAATGGAAAGCAATCAACAATCCATATTTCGGGAGTTGATTATTTTCAAGGAACGGGAGTTGATTATGTTGAACAGGATGTAGTAGTTGATGGTTGGTTGATTACCGCCAATGGTCCGGCTGCAGCTTCACGTTTCGGACAAGAGATTGCAAATAAGTTAAAAGTTTATAAAGTTTAAAGTGATTATTATATGAAAGCATTGTTTTTCATGGATAAATTTGCACCACGGCAAATTGGTAAAACTTTTGTAGTAATTGTTTTTGTTATACTTATTCTTTTTGTCGCTTTGATGCTTGCTTTTGGTGTTCATCCAATAAACAAAAGAAAGGCTTCAGACGCTGATCAGATTGTTATTGAAAATATTAATAATAAATAATTTTTCTATATTAAATTTGAAATTATGTTTAAATCCAAATTAATTTGTTGCTTAGTCCTTTGTGGATTATTATTAAATGTAAATTTTGTTTTTGCTGAGTTGGCTGGAGAAGAAGTGCCTGATGCTAAATATGAAACTCAGGAATATTTGGAAGATGAAGTAGCAATTATTGAGCCAGGTGTGTTACCAAATTCATTTTGGTATTGGGGCGATATTTTTGCAGAGGAGATTCGCTATATTTTTACTGTGACAAAAAAAAGCAAAGGAGATTATTTGATCCAAACTGCCGAGGAGAGATTGGCAGAACTTCGTGAATTGAGTGAACAGGGGATAACTAAGTATGCTGAAAAATTGATTAGTAAACATGAACAATCAATAAAACTGGCAACTCAATTATATAAAAAAGCCAAAGTTCAGGGATGGGAGCAATTGCAACAAGGTCAAACCGATTTGGAAAAGGAAATTTTGTTAAACGAGGCAAAGTTAAAAGTAAAGGCCCGAAAAGCGCCAGCTGATTATGAAAAAGGTCGTGATAGTGTAATTGGTCAAATTGGTACTTGGTTTAAAAATGTAGTAAGTCATTTAAAATGGAAAAGAGGTGTGATCAAGGAACAGCGAGCGGAGGTTTTGGGTGAAGAGTAAAAATTACATAACACGTAACTCGCCTGCCTGTCGGTAGGCAGGTAACACATAACAACACACAATTATAATTATAATAAAACAGCACTTTTGCTGTTTTATTTTTGTGTAAATTTGAATAAAATAGCTATATTTGTGTTGACAAAAGATTGAATATGTGATATGCTGTTTTATTGAGAGTTTATTTATGGCGATGCTTCCCAAAAAGTGTCCGGGTTGGACAGCCTATAAGGGTCGGGAAGACTATTGGTTAGGGTTCGACTCCCTTTGTCGCCACCAAATTTAGAGGATTACATACCGTTGTGTGTATGTCCTCTTTTTTTTGTTTTTTTCGTAAAATTTGCTATACTGATTCTAGTGTTCTAAAAGTAATTAGTTTCGAATTTTAAATTTATTATGTACAAAAAAATAGTTTTTCCCAATAAGACCAGATTGATTCTGGTTCCTTCAAAACACACGAAAGCTACGACTGTATTTTTTTTATATGGTGTTGGTTCTCGTTATGAAAGTAGGGAAATAAATGGAGCTTCACATTTTTTGGAGCATCTAATGTTCAAGGGTACAAAAAAGAGACCAACCACTTTAGATATTTCTAGAGAATTAGATCGTGTTGGAGCTGAGTTTAATGCCATGACTTCCAAAGATTACACTGGATATTATGTGAAAATTAATCATGAAAAGCAGGATTTGGCCATTGATGTTTTGTCAGACATGCTTTTAAATTCAAAATTTGAACCAGTTGAAATTAATCGAGAAAGGGGAGTGATTGTGGAGGAAATAAACATGTATCATGATAATCCTTTAATGTCGATTGAAGGTGTTTTGGAAAGTATGGTTTTTAAGGGTAATACTTTGGGTTGGGAAATCGCTGGTCCGGCTTCAGTCATAAAAAAAGTTTCTCGCAAACAGCTTTTGGATTATAAGAACAAATATTATCGCCCAGACAATCTAGTCATTGCGGTAGCTGGTCGAGCCAATTCTAAAATTCAAAAAGTTTTGGAAGAAAAATTTATTAAAAAAAGTAAAAAAGGTAAACTTGAGGAATTGATCAAGTTTAAACCGTTTACCGTCAAACAAAAGCAACCTCAGGTTAAAGTTCAATTTCGGGATACTAAACAAGTTCAATTGGCATTAGGTTTCCCAGCTTATGGATATAATAGCCCCAAAACTTATGCTATGCATTTGTTAAGCATTATTCTGGGTGGCAATATGAGTTCACGTTTATTCATTTCGGTGCGGGAGAGAAGGGGACTTTGCTATTTTGTGCGTTGTTATCCTAGTTATTACCAGGATACTGGCAATATGTACATTCAATCAGGTTTGGATGTTAGTCGATTGGATGAAGCAATTCAGGTTATTCTTGGTGAACTTAGGAAAATTAAAAATAAAGGCGTAACAGCCAAGGAGTTAAGTGACGCTAAGGAATTTTTGCGTGGGAAAATAGTTTTAACTTTAGAAGATTCTTCAAGTATGGCCGAGTATTATGCTAAACAAGAAATTTTAACTGGTAAGACAATGTCGCCAGAGGTAAAATTGAAAAAATATCAGGCAGTTACTGAAAAAGAGGTACAGAATTTAGCTAAGGAGCTTTTTGTCAAAGAAAAATTAAATCTAGCGCTTATAGGTCCGTTCAAATCAGACAAGAAGTTTTATAAGCAGATAAAGTTGTAAAAGACAAATTTACAATTTTTTACAAATATTACTAATAGTATGAAGAAACTACTACTCGCTAATTGGAAAATGGAATTAACCGAAAGTTCAACCTTGGATTTGGTTTTTCAATTAAAAAAGAGTATGAAAAAAATAAGCAAAGTGGAGGTTGCTATTGCACCAAGCTTTATTTATTTAAAAGAAATTAAGAATCTACTTGGGCGTTCCAAAATTCAGTTATCTTCACAAAATGTTGCACCGGCGGACAAGGGTAAATACACCGGGGAGGTGTCAGCTGCCATGCTAAAGGAGCTGGGTTGTAAATATGCTATTGTTGGTCATTCTGAAAGAAGAATTAAGCTGAATGAAACTGATGAGTTGGTTAATCGCAAAATTAATCAATGCTTGGAAGCTGAATTAACACCTGTATTATGTGTTGGTGAGACATTTGAACAGAAACAGCAAGGTCAAACCGATAGTGTCTTAGTTAAACAATTACAAGTTGCTTTGGACAAGGTCAGTAATTTACCAGAAAGTGAAATAGTGATTGCTTATGAACCGATTTGGGCAGTTGGAACGGGACAGTTTTTGAAGGCAGAAGAGTTGTTTGCTTTTCAACGCACAATTAAACGAACGGTCAGTAGTTTGTATACAGAAAAGTTTTACGATGAGAAAGTTCGATTTTTGTATGGCGGTAGCATTAATAGTATTATTGCCAAAGATTATTGGGTTTGTGATTATATTGATGGGATTTTGGTTGGTGGCGCTAGTTTGGATCCGATGGAGTTTTATAATATAGCCTTAGAAGCAGAATAATAAATTACGTGAATTTGCGAATTAGATGCTAATATCGCGAATTGCGAATAATCACTATGTTAGTTCATGTTAAAAAGATCATTTCTAAAGCCGAGCGCGGCGGCTATGCTGTCGGCGCTTTTAATGTCAATAATTTGGAAATTATAGCTGCAGTTTTGAATGCAGCTGAAAAATTAAAATCACCAGTTATTATTCAAACCACTGAAGGCGCGATTGAATATGCGGGATTGGAAGAATTAGTCGCTTTGGTTAAAGCAGCTGCCGCTGATTTGAAAGTTCCTGTTGCTTTGCACCTTGATCATGGTCATGATTTTGAATTAATCAAAAAATGCATTGAGTATGGTTATTCTTCTGTCATGATTGATGCTTCTGATAAACCATTCAAGAAAAATATCGCTTTGGTAAAAAAAGTTGTAAACTATGCTCACAAAAGACAGGTTTGGGTTCAGGCTGAGCTGGGGAGGTTGGAAGGTTCAGAAGATTGGATCAAAGTTGGACAAAAAGACGTCTATTTGACTGAACCGGAAGAAGCCAAAGATTTTGTTAAACAAACTGGAGTTGATACCTTTGCTCCAGCGATTGGTAACTATCATGGAGTAGGTAAAATTATCAACAAGAAGGTTTTGAAATTAGACTTGAAAAGATTAGAAAAAATTGATAAGCTAGTGAAAGTCCCACTAGTATTGCATGGTGCCTCAGGTTTTCCTGATAATCAGATCAAAGGAGCAGTTAAAGCTGGCGTTCGGGTGATTAATATTGATAGTGAGTTACGAATTTCTTTTACCAAGGCAGAACGCAAGTTTTTGAAACTGAACAAAGATGTCTATGACCCTAGAAAGATTTTAGCCCCAGCAATCAAAGCTATGCAGAAGACAGTGGAGAAAAAGATTTTAGTTTTAGGTTCAAATGATAAAGCGTGAGATTTTGAAATTGAGTAATTGGTAATTTGAGATTATTATTTTATATTGGATATTCAGTATCTGATATTTGTTAACTATGTTATTAAATATAATTTTAATCGGTGCAATTGTAATCAGCTTAGGGGTGATTATTTTTATTATTGGTAGAAAATTTCCTAAGTTAAAAACTTTGGATGTGGATACAGTTCCTCAGGCGCAAACAGCCAAGGTCAGAGATAAGATTTTATTGGATCGAATGAAGCGTACAACTAAAAAAAGTAAAGACGCGGTAAGAAAACAAGCTGTTCCTATATTTAATATGTTGACTGGATTGATTAAAAAAGTAGCTGGTAAAGTTTATGATTTAGAGAGAAAATATCAAAAGCAAGCTACAGAAAAAAAACCTTTATCCGCGAAGGAATCAAAAACTAAAGTGGCTGATGTTTTAGCTAAGGCACAAGCTTTTATAAAAAAAGAAAAATGGAATGATGCGGAAAAATTATTGATTGAAGTAGTTAGTTTGGACTCAAAGAATAAGGAGGTTTATCATGGACTGTTTAGTATTTATTTATCTACCAAAGAATATAAACAAGCTTTGCAAACTGCTCAATTTATTTTACGTTTAGTACAAAAAGAAAGTCGTAGAGTGGAAAAACAAAGTGAAGTTGGTCAAAAATACTATACTGTTTCCAATGCTTCAGAGCTAGCAGATGTGTATATGGACATGGGTGAGGTTTATCAGAGAATGGAAAAACCTGAGTTGGCTTTGGCTAATTATCAGAAGGCACTTGAAGTTGAACCAAATAATCCACGTAATCTTGATCAAGCAATTGGAATTTGTATTATATTGAAGCATAAATCTTTAGCGTTTGATTTAATCAAACGATTGGAAGATGTTAATCCAGAAAATCAGAAGTTGAAGGAGTATTATGATAAATTGACTAATTTGTAAAAAGGGGGTATCCGCTACGCCGAATAACTTAAGAGTGTTGAGATTCCGGATCAAGTCCGGAATGACGACCGGGGTGGGTCGGCTCAGCAACCTTTCATCTGTCACTCCGGATTTAATCCGGAGTCTCGTGATCGTTTCCAGTAATCGATTTTAATGATAAACTTTATTAACTGTATTAACCAATTCGCTAATTAACTAGATAATCTTTTTCACTTACGCCGTCTTAGCTTCCTTCTTCGCATAAAGCTTCGGAGGACGCAGCAGTTGGTAGTTGTCATCATTTCGCCGTCTTAGCTCAGTGGTAGAGCACTTCCATGGTAAGGAAGGGGTCTGGGGTTCAACTCCCCAAGACGGCTCCATTCTTCGCCCTTCGCAAGCTCGAGGCTTCGAATGGCGCAGCCATAAAAAAAATCCAAATAGTTTTGGATTTTTTTTGTTGACCGAGAACATAATAATACTTTGCCTAAAATTAGATAAAGTAGGGTGGGTTTATGCTTGGTTTGTCGAAGGGGGTTGACAAATCATTAAATCTTTGCTATAATAATCAGTTCGAAATGGAGTACTTTTTATTAATGATACTAACATCCAGTGGTGCAGCCACCTGGGAGGAGGACTACATGGACGGTTAGTCGGGTGAACGCTGACCAAGCCGGCCCCCTCGACGTATGTCGAGGGGCCGGGGCGGAGGCACAACCCAATAACCGTTTCGTGCTGCGGCTATATTTTTCAATGTTGATTTTGTTCTAAATGGGAGGAATTGGAGATGAATGACTAGAGAAAGTTGTCAAAGTAATTTTCTGAAGAATTAACAAAGTCGTTAATTCCAGAAAATCGCGTCGTCAGACGTGAACTGAAGTTGCCAGCTGGGGAAAAGAATAATCCTTGGGTGACAGACTTGCCTGCGAAGAAGATTGTATTGCAAATTGTGAATTGTATGGTTAAAACGCAGGTATTGTAGTGACTGGGGCTTGGACACATCGTTGTTCAAGCCCCTTTTTTTTAACTCAACTATTTGTTATAATCAAAGTAATTAATGTTTATTGGAAAGACGAGCAAAACCTGCAAGACGTGCCTGCCGCAGGCAGGCAAAACGAGTCATTGACTTTGTTTTACTAGTCTCGCTTGTTGAACTTGTTTTACTTGTGAAAATATGATTTTAGAAAATGAATTACAAAGAGTTGGATTATCAGACAAAGAAGCTAAAGTTTATATAGCTGCTTTAGAGCTGGGATTAGAGTCTGTTCAAAATATTGCAGAAAAAGCTGGCGTTAATCGTGCTACAACTTATTCCGTTCTTGAAGGATTAATTACCAAAGGGCTAATTGGTATTTCACAGGAAGGTAAAAAAACTCGTTATTCTGCTACTTCTCCGGATTATTTAAATACCCAATTTGAAATTAGAAAAAAGGAAATTGAAGAAAGTCAGAAAAACTTTAAAAAGATTTTGCCACAGCTTTCCTCAATTCATAATGTTAAAAAAAATAAACCAGTTATAAAGTATTATGAAGGTAAATCAGGCCTTTTGAGTTGTGCAGAGGATTTTACTCAAATTTTTGACCCAAATTCTAATGAGCCGGCAAGAATGATTTACAACAGAGACAAAATAATCAATGTTATTACTGATGAAGAACGTAGTTCCTATGCAAAAATGCGAACTGATAGAAAAGTGAAGTCCAAGGTTCTATATAATACGAGTGTGGAAAATATATTGAGAGGCAGAATGGGTAGTAGGTTAATAGTTGATGAAAAGGATTTCAAATTTGACGGAGATATCTCTATTTATAAAGATTATATTAGGATGTCCAGCTTAGGTAAGCCGATCAATGCAATTTTGATTCAAGATAAATGCTTGGCGCAAACCTTGAAAGCAATTTTCGATATGGCTTGGGAGACAGCTTTACGTAATAAAATAGAAGAAAAAAAATCAAAAAAGTAAAATAAAATTAAAAGAGGCTTTGCGATGGCAAAGCCTCTTTTTGTTTTTACTTGCGACCAATAAGAACCAGGGCGTCTCCCTGTTCAGGGTGCAGACCTTCCATCAGGTCTTTCGTGAAGGAAGTTTTGGGTTCAAGCGGTTCTTTGGTCAGGCACCGGCCATATACTTTCGGATGGATCAAGCTATTTCGAGAGAAAGACTCGAAAACCATTGAAAGTACTTCAGTCGGGACCCTGTCCAGCGGGGTGATCAAAGTCATCCTCGCAATCTCGCACACCCAGGCAAAGTAGCTCATAACAATTGGACTTTGAGTGCGAACCATCAGGAAGTCTTCGTTGTGTTCAAGCCTGGTACTGGCCAGAAGCTTGTAAATCGCCAGTTTGCGTCGTGCTTCAGGCAAAACAAAAGCACTTGCAAAATAATTGACGCGCGCCCCGTCAAGACCTGACACATTAGTCTGAAAGAGGTTGTTAAGGGAGTAACCGATTAGCTGGTCCCTACAGTTAAAAACGAAATGTCCAAGGTTGGATTCGCCGAGGTGTTCGAACGTTTCTACCAAGGGCACTTCTTGACCAAACGAGCGAGCGGTCACAGAATTAACACAACGAACAAACTCCGTACTCATGGGCAGCTGTCCTTTGTGTCGCTTGATGTGAAGATCGCCAAACTGCATTCCCGTGTTCATAACCATCTCCTATATTAGGGGAATAAAAACCCGGATCCGCAAAGTGCGGACCCGGGCTGAAAATTTTAGCAACTAAAATCCTCAATCGAGTTCGCACTGAACTGATCTCGGATAGTTGGGAGATAATTTTGCTAAACTAAAAGTCATATACAAAAAAACAGGCTCCTCAAGAAGCCTGTAGATTTACGAAAAAATTAAAATCCCATCAGGTCCTTGAGTAGATCTGAGCGGGATAAGATTTTTGTTCGCAAATGAATAGTTTCATACAAAATGATTATACAAGTAACTATGTGGATTGTCAAATTGGTTATCCACCAGAAAAAGTGTATAATATATATGAATTAAATTTATTAATAAAGGAAGTTCTGATAAACATACTTTCGTTACGAGATTTCCAAATTTTAAAACGAAAATTGTGAAAAGTGAGGAAGCCTAATGTAAATTAAGCAGACGAACTTTTGACAATTTGCAGTGAACATTTGGAAATTGTAGTAGAACGAATGTTTGTCAGAGCTTCCTACAGTTAGTTAATAATTAACTAAAGATTTTAGTTTATGTTTAATGATACAACTGAGCAGCCTCAAGCAACTGCTCCTACAAATGTTCAACCCGCACCACCAGCAGTTCCAGGTGCACCAGTTTCAGCTCCAGTTCAACCTAAATCACCAGTTAAAACTGGATTAAGTTTAGGTTTAAAAATTCTTTTGATTGTCGTTGGTGTTTTAGTTATCGGTGGTGGTGGATTTGCTGCTTA from Candidatus Falkowbacteria bacterium encodes:
- a CDS encoding DJ-1/PfpI family protein, translated to MKVVMIIAQKDFRDEELFDTKVALEQRGVEVDVATAEDKTAYGVLGGQISPNLTFGEIQPEKFDSIVLVGGAGAYDLIENKQIHILVKEFIEQNKIVAAICIAPAILSRAGVLNGKQSTIHISGVDYFQGTGVDYVEQDVVVDGWLITANGPAAASRFGQEIANKLKVYKV
- a CDS encoding insulinase family protein — encoded protein: MYKKIVFPNKTRLILVPSKHTKATTVFFLYGVGSRYESREINGASHFLEHLMFKGTKKRPTTLDISRELDRVGAEFNAMTSKDYTGYYVKINHEKQDLAIDVLSDMLLNSKFEPVEINRERGVIVEEINMYHDNPLMSIEGVLESMVFKGNTLGWEIAGPASVIKKVSRKQLLDYKNKYYRPDNLVIAVAGRANSKIQKVLEEKFIKKSKKGKLEELIKFKPFTVKQKQPQVKVQFRDTKQVQLALGFPAYGYNSPKTYAMHLLSIILGGNMSSRLFISVRERRGLCYFVRCYPSYYQDTGNMYIQSGLDVSRLDEAIQVILGELRKIKNKGVTAKELSDAKEFLRGKIVLTLEDSSSMAEYYAKQEILTGKTMSPEVKLKKYQAVTEKEVQNLAKELFVKEKLNLALIGPFKSDKKFYKQIKL
- a CDS encoding triose-phosphate isomerase; its protein translation is MKKLLLANWKMELTESSTLDLVFQLKKSMKKISKVEVAIAPSFIYLKEIKNLLGRSKIQLSSQNVAPADKGKYTGEVSAAMLKELGCKYAIVGHSERRIKLNETDELVNRKINQCLEAELTPVLCVGETFEQKQQGQTDSVLVKQLQVALDKVSNLPESEIVIAYEPIWAVGTGQFLKAEELFAFQRTIKRTVSSLYTEKFYDEKVRFLYGGSINSIIAKDYWVCDYIDGILVGGASLDPMEFYNIALEAE
- the fba gene encoding class II fructose-1,6-bisphosphate aldolase, whose product is MLVHVKKIISKAERGGYAVGAFNVNNLEIIAAVLNAAEKLKSPVIIQTTEGAIEYAGLEELVALVKAAAADLKVPVALHLDHGHDFELIKKCIEYGYSSVMIDASDKPFKKNIALVKKVVNYAHKRQVWVQAELGRLEGSEDWIKVGQKDVYLTEPEEAKDFVKQTGVDTFAPAIGNYHGVGKIINKKVLKLDLKRLEKIDKLVKVPLVLHGASGFPDNQIKGAVKAGVRVINIDSELRISFTKAERKFLKLNKDVYDPRKILAPAIKAMQKTVEKKILVLGSNDKA
- a CDS encoding tetratricopeptide repeat protein translates to MLLNIILIGAIVISLGVIIFIIGRKFPKLKTLDVDTVPQAQTAKVRDKILLDRMKRTTKKSKDAVRKQAVPIFNMLTGLIKKVAGKVYDLERKYQKQATEKKPLSAKESKTKVADVLAKAQAFIKKEKWNDAEKLLIEVVSLDSKNKEVYHGLFSIYLSTKEYKQALQTAQFILRLVQKESRRVEKQSEVGQKYYTVSNASELADVYMDMGEVYQRMEKPELALANYQKALEVEPNNPRNLDQAIGICIILKHKSLAFDLIKRLEDVNPENQKLKEYYDKLTNL
- a CDS encoding TrmB family transcriptional regulator; this encodes MILENELQRVGLSDKEAKVYIAALELGLESVQNIAEKAGVNRATTYSVLEGLITKGLIGISQEGKKTRYSATSPDYLNTQFEIRKKEIEESQKNFKKILPQLSSIHNVKKNKPVIKYYEGKSGLLSCAEDFTQIFDPNSNEPARMIYNRDKIINVITDEERSSYAKMRTDRKVKSKVLYNTSVENILRGRMGSRLIVDEKDFKFDGDISIYKDYIRMSSLGKPINAILIQDKCLAQTLKAIFDMAWETALRNKIEEKKSKK